In Betta splendens chromosome 19, fBetSpl5.4, whole genome shotgun sequence, the following proteins share a genomic window:
- the gfra1b gene encoding GDNF family receptor alpha-1b — protein MILTTFVVILLLPDAAFTLKGAGGFASLPARLDCVKASEQCLKEYACSTKYRTMRQCVAGRESNFSAVTGAEAQGECRSAIDAMKQSPLYNCRCRRGMKKEKNCLRIFWSIFESLQGNDLLEYSPYEPINSRLSDIFRLAPIIAAEPASAKENNCLNAAKACNLNDTCKKYRSAYIGPCTSRVSASEVCNKRKCHKALRQFFDKVPAKYSYGMLFCSCPAGDQTACAERRRQTIVPVCSYEDKDKPNCLSLQNACKTNYICRSRLADFISNCQPEAHSMSGCLRENYAGCLLSYSGLIGTVMTPNYVRSHGISLSPWCDCGSSGNSRTDCEKFAELFANNRCLRNAIQAFGNGTDVGVWQPQPPIQPTAAEPGVRRAKDGANALDTLTDMSKLGLAGDALYDVCGTLQAQKLVSNQTTETNVCINHQLDESGDVTARGASCSHTSSLLVALAAAVTPLVLPVGLQVL, from the exons ATGATTTTAACAACTTTTGTCGTTATATTGTTGCTCCCGG ACGCCGCGTTCACCTTGAAGGGCGCGGGCGGCTTCGCGTCGCTGCCCGCGCGCCTGGACTGCGTGAAGGCCAGCGAGCAGTGTCTGAAGGAGTACGCGTGCAGCACCAAGTACCGGACCATGAGGCAGTGCGTGGCGGGGCGCGAGAGCAACTTCAGCGCGGTGACGGGCGCCGAGGCGCAGGGCGAGTGCCGCAGCGCCATAGACGCCATGAAGCAGAGCCCGCTGTACAACTGCAGGTGCCGACGGGGcatgaagaaggagaagaactGCCTCCGGATCTTCTGGAGCATCTTCGAGAGCCTACAGG GTAACGACTTGCTGGAATACTCCCCGTATGAACCAATCAATAGCCGCCTCTCGGACATCTTCCGCCTGGCCCCCATCATAGCGG CCGAGCCGGCGTCGGCCAAGGAGAACAACTGCCTGAACGCCGCCAAGGCCTGCAACCTCAACGACACGTGCAAGAAGTACCGCTCGGCCTACATCGGGCCGTGCACCAGCCGCGTGTCGGCCTCCGAGGTCTGCAACAAGCGCAAGTGCCACAAGGCCCTGCGGCAGTTCTTCGACAAG GTTCCGGCTAAATACAGCTACGGGATGCTGTTCTGCTCCTGTCCGGCCGGGGACCAGACGGCGTGCGCCGAGCGCCGGCGCCAGACCATCGTGCCCGTCTGCTCCTATGAAGACAAGGACAAGCCCAACTGCCTGTCCCTCCAGAACGCCTGCAAGACCAACTACATCTGCAG GTCCAGGCTCGCGGACTTCATCAGCAACTGTCAGCCGGAAGCTCACTCCATGTCGGGTTGTCTGAGGGAGAACTACGCCGGCTGCCTGCTGTCGTACTCGGGGCTCATTG GGACGGTGATGACGCCCAATTACGTGCGATCCCACGGCATAAGCCTGTCACCGTGGTGCGACTgcggcagcagcggcaacaGCAGGACGGACTGCGAGAAGTTCGCCGAGCTCTTCGCCAACAACCGATGCCTCC GCAACGCCATCCAGGCGTTCGGCAACGGCACCGACGTGGGCGTGTGGCAGCCGCAGCCTCCCATTCAGCCCACGGCGGCGGAGCCCGGCGTGCGGCGGGCCAAGGACGGAGCCAACGCGCTGGACACGCTGACGGACATGAGCAAACTGGGCCTCGCTGGCGACGCGCTGTACGACGTCTGCGGCACCTTGCAG GCCCAGAAACTGGTGTCAAATCAAACAACGGAAACGAACGTGTGCATA AACCATCAGCTGGACGAGTCCGGTGACGTCACCGCCAGGGGCGCCTCCTGCTCACACACCTCGAGCCTGCTCGTGGCACTGGCCGCCGCCGTCACGCCGCTCGTGCTGCCCGTGGGTCTACAGGTTTTGTAG